A section of the Sphingomonas phyllosphaerae genome encodes:
- a CDS encoding DUF421 domain-containing protein, producing the protein MLLDGERPLARVPVATRGAALMDIVLRATAMFFILYGLLRLLGKRELGQMTPFEVVVLVVMGDLIQQGITHNDFSLTGATLAIVTFAFWGLVLGWLAYLFPRLKTALEGAPRVIVRHGELLEDNLRRDRMTRAEVESEMRLAGIARMTDVEWAILEPQGKISFIRRDGGEVNPPDGEGPAG; encoded by the coding sequence GTGCTGCTCGACGGCGAACGTCCGCTGGCGCGCGTGCCGGTGGCGACGCGGGGTGCTGCCCTGATGGACATCGTCCTGCGCGCGACCGCGATGTTCTTCATCCTCTATGGGCTGCTGCGGCTTCTCGGCAAGCGCGAGCTGGGGCAGATGACCCCGTTCGAGGTCGTCGTGCTGGTGGTGATGGGCGATTTGATCCAGCAGGGGATCACGCACAACGATTTCAGCCTGACCGGCGCGACGCTGGCGATCGTCACCTTCGCCTTCTGGGGGCTGGTACTGGGCTGGCTGGCCTATCTCTTCCCGCGGCTCAAGACCGCACTGGAAGGCGCCCCGCGAGTCATCGTGCGGCATGGCGAGCTGCTGGAGGACAATCTGCGCCGCGACCGCATGACGCGGGCGGAGGTGGAATCGGAAATGCGGCTCGCCGGGATCGCGCGCATGACGGACGTCGAATGGGCGATCCTGGAGCCGCAGGGAAAGATCAGCTTCATCCGCCGCGACGGCGGCGAGGTGAACCCGCCGGACGGTGAGGGGCCGGCGGGCTGA
- a CDS encoding Crp/Fnr family transcriptional regulator, which yields MRVTRDFLRGRGRERMTAAEKDALDAAVDRVETLPARTILINRGQRVRYSTLLLDGTMCRYMDARDGYRQLVALQVPGDFVDLHGYPLEMLDHDVATLSEARVAVIPHARLDALTRDMPHLARLLWRSTLLDAALHREWIFRLGRLDAAGRVAHFLMETYRRLDAVGRTRDGEFALPLTQQDLGEACGLTSVHVNRTLRRLREDGLAEVARGTVRILDAAALSRVAEFEPEYLYLEDSAWARDAAE from the coding sequence ATGCGCGTCACCAGGGATTTTCTGCGAGGACGCGGCCGCGAGCGGATGACCGCCGCGGAGAAGGACGCGCTGGATGCCGCGGTCGACCGCGTCGAAACCCTGCCGGCGCGAACGATCCTCATCAACCGCGGGCAGCGCGTGCGCTACAGCACGCTGCTGCTCGACGGGACGATGTGCCGCTACATGGATGCGCGCGACGGCTATCGCCAGCTGGTGGCGCTCCAGGTGCCGGGGGACTTCGTCGACCTCCACGGCTATCCGCTGGAAATGCTCGATCACGACGTCGCCACGCTGTCGGAGGCGCGCGTCGCGGTCATCCCGCACGCGCGGCTCGACGCCCTGACGCGCGACATGCCGCACCTGGCGCGCCTGCTGTGGCGCTCGACCCTGCTCGACGCGGCGTTGCACCGGGAATGGATCTTCCGTCTCGGCCGCCTCGACGCCGCGGGGCGCGTCGCGCATTTCCTGATGGAGACCTATCGTCGCCTGGATGCGGTCGGGCGGACGCGCGACGGGGAGTTCGCGCTCCCGCTGACGCAGCAGGATCTGGGCGAGGCGTGCGGCCTCACCAGCGTCCACGTCAACCGCACGCTGCGCCGGCTGCGCGAGGACGGGCTGGCGGAGGTCGCGCGCGGCACGGTGCGCATCCTGGACGCTGCGGCATTGTCGCGGGTCGCGGAGTTCGAGCCCGAATATCTCTATCTGGAGGACAGCGCCTGGGCGCGCGACGCCGCGGAATAG
- a CDS encoding AMP-binding protein produces the protein MERAWPAMGMDEVRAALTAPGARFEMETVDIRGLPTRVWKNAPPHMAALVRLSRTHGDSLATIHEDERVSYDAQFRAIAALAAYYRSLGVAKGDRVAVAARNLPEWIVAFFAATVIGAVAVPLNAWWTGEELTYGLSDSGASLLVCDDERWQRIAAHRDDLPALRHVLVARAAAPVAGAQRLEDVIGTPHDWAALPDRDLPEVALAPEDDATILYTSGTTGKPKGALGTHRNFMTNILSTGYAAARMILRRGDPLPDPVRKVSLTVIPLFHATALSAGLMGSMAAGHTTIYMRKFEVVRAMEIIERERVNATGGVPTIAWQILEHPDRGKYDLSSLESIGYGGAPSAPELVRKIASDLKAMPGNGWGMTETTATVTTHGAEDYLHRPDSCGPPVAVADLEVRDEDGVTVLPTDTIGELWARGPMVVKGYWNKPEATAATFVDGWVRTGDLARIDAEGFCFILDRAKDMIIRGGENIYSTEVENVLYDHPAVTDCALIGIPHRILGEEPAAVVHLAPDAQATEAELQAWVRERLAAFKVPVAIRFSSEMLPRNANGKILKRDLKTLFEDRIAA, from the coding sequence ATGGAACGTGCCTGGCCCGCGATGGGCATGGACGAGGTCCGCGCCGCGCTCACCGCGCCGGGCGCGCGATTCGAGATGGAGACGGTCGATATCCGTGGGCTCCCCACGCGCGTGTGGAAGAATGCGCCGCCGCACATGGCCGCGCTGGTGCGGCTGTCGCGCACCCACGGCGACTCGCTGGCCACCATCCACGAGGACGAGCGCGTCAGCTACGACGCGCAGTTCCGCGCCATCGCCGCGCTCGCCGCTTACTATCGCTCGCTGGGCGTGGCGAAGGGGGATCGCGTCGCGGTGGCGGCGCGCAACCTGCCGGAATGGATCGTCGCCTTCTTCGCCGCGACGGTGATCGGTGCCGTCGCGGTGCCGCTCAACGCGTGGTGGACGGGCGAGGAGCTGACCTACGGCCTGTCCGATTCGGGCGCGTCGCTGCTGGTGTGCGACGACGAGCGCTGGCAGCGGATCGCGGCGCACCGCGACGACCTGCCCGCGCTGCGCCACGTCCTCGTCGCGCGCGCCGCCGCCCCGGTCGCGGGCGCGCAGCGGCTGGAGGACGTGATCGGCACCCCGCACGACTGGGCCGCGCTGCCCGACCGCGACCTGCCCGAGGTCGCGCTGGCGCCGGAGGACGACGCCACGATCCTCTACACCAGCGGCACCACCGGCAAGCCCAAGGGGGCGCTCGGCACCCACCGCAACTTCATGACCAACATCCTGTCGACCGGCTATGCCGCCGCACGGATGATCCTGCGCCGCGGCGATCCGTTGCCCGATCCGGTGCGCAAGGTGTCGCTGACGGTCATCCCGCTGTTCCACGCCACCGCGCTGTCGGCCGGGCTGATGGGGTCGATGGCCGCGGGCCACACCACCATCTACATGCGCAAGTTCGAGGTCGTCCGCGCGATGGAGATCATCGAGCGCGAGCGCGTCAACGCGACCGGCGGGGTGCCGACGATCGCGTGGCAGATCCTGGAGCATCCCGACCGCGGCAAATACGACCTCTCCAGCCTGGAGAGCATCGGCTATGGCGGTGCGCCGTCCGCACCCGAACTGGTGCGCAAGATCGCGAGCGACCTGAAGGCGATGCCGGGCAACGGCTGGGGCATGACGGAGACGACCGCGACCGTGACCACGCACGGCGCGGAGGATTACCTCCACCGCCCCGACAGTTGCGGCCCGCCCGTGGCGGTCGCCGATCTGGAAGTCCGCGACGAGGACGGCGTGACGGTCCTGCCGACCGATACGATCGGCGAATTGTGGGCGCGCGGGCCGATGGTCGTGAAGGGCTATTGGAACAAGCCGGAGGCGACCGCGGCGACCTTCGTCGACGGCTGGGTGCGCACCGGCGACCTGGCGCGGATCGACGCGGAGGGGTTCTGCTTCATCCTCGACCGCGCCAAGGACATGATTATCCGCGGCGGCGAGAACATCTATTCGACCGAGGTGGAGAACGTCCTCTACGACCACCCCGCCGTCACCGACTGCGCGCTGATCGGCATTCCGCACCGCATTCTGGGCGAGGAACCGGCGGCGGTCGTCCATCTCGCGCCCGATGCGCAGGCGACCGAGGCGGAGCTGCAGGCATGGGTGCGCGAGCGGCTGGCGGCGTTCAAGGTGCCGGTCGCGATCCGCTTCTCGTCCGAGATGCTGCCGCGCAACGCCAACGGCAAGATCCTGAAGCGCGACCTGAAAACCCTGTTCGAGGATCGTATCGCCGCGTAG
- a CDS encoding AI-2E family transporter, which translates to MYDLPHDATPGVPDETGDAATDGPVVALRRDRLLAALTLTAGIGLVVGLPFALKEGAEFFMPTAVALVVALALIPLLEWLERRRIPSAVAALMCVILFLIVANVALAAIVVPATEFFRLLPTRIGRIQANLAPLLDLYSSLERYANRTLRQIASTPVRPSPTAAVAPPSSIVELAATSAPAVIVQVFYAILVAFFFLSGWTRMRERLITARASFGGAMATARVLQEMVDAVSSYLGTITAINISLGLLVAGALHLLGMPFPLMWGGIVALLNYIPYFGPVVAALLLAVGGLMTFSDVWTALAAPAMMYGFHLVEANVVTPLIVGHRLTINPVMILISISFWGWVWGTVGALLAVPILIIVQTILSAAGRPDIAGFLFEHGTLTRENAGSPQPGWRSREKDEESR; encoded by the coding sequence ATGTACGATCTCCCCCATGACGCGACGCCCGGCGTCCCGGACGAAACCGGCGACGCCGCCACCGACGGGCCCGTCGTCGCGCTGCGTCGCGACCGGCTGCTCGCCGCGCTGACGCTGACGGCGGGGATCGGGCTGGTCGTCGGCCTGCCGTTCGCGCTGAAGGAGGGAGCGGAGTTCTTCATGCCCACCGCGGTCGCGCTGGTCGTCGCGCTGGCGCTGATCCCGCTGCTGGAGTGGCTGGAGCGTCGCCGCATCCCGTCCGCGGTCGCGGCGCTGATGTGCGTGATCCTGTTCCTGATCGTCGCCAATGTCGCGCTGGCCGCGATCGTCGTGCCCGCGACCGAGTTCTTCCGCCTGCTGCCGACGCGGATCGGCCGCATCCAGGCCAATCTGGCGCCGCTGCTTGATCTGTATTCCAGCCTGGAGCGCTACGCCAATCGCACGCTGCGCCAGATCGCCTCCACGCCGGTGCGCCCGTCGCCCACCGCCGCCGTCGCGCCGCCCAGCTCGATCGTCGAGCTGGCGGCGACGTCCGCGCCCGCGGTCATCGTCCAGGTCTTCTACGCGATCCTGGTCGCGTTCTTCTTCCTGTCGGGCTGGACCCGGATGCGCGAGCGGCTCATCACGGCGCGCGCCAGCTTCGGCGGGGCGATGGCAACCGCGCGCGTGCTGCAGGAGATGGTCGACGCCGTCTCCTCCTATCTGGGCACGATCACCGCGATCAACATTTCGCTCGGGCTGCTCGTCGCGGGCGCGCTGCACCTGCTGGGGATGCCGTTTCCGCTCATGTGGGGCGGCATCGTCGCGCTGCTGAACTACATCCCCTATTTCGGCCCGGTCGTCGCCGCGCTGCTGCTCGCGGTCGGCGGGCTGATGACCTTTTCGGACGTGTGGACCGCGCTGGCCGCGCCCGCGATGATGTACGGCTTCCACTTGGTGGAGGCGAATGTCGTCACCCCGCTGATCGTCGGGCACCGGCTGACCATCAACCCGGTCATGATCCTCATCTCGATCAGCTTCTGGGGCTGGGTGTGGGGCACGGTGGGGGCGCTGCTGGCGGTGCCGATCCTCATCATCGTGCAGACGATCCTGTCGGCGGCGGGACGCCCCGACATCGCGGGCTTCCTCTTCGAACACGGCACGCTGACGCGCGAGAACGCGGGCTCGCCGCAACCGGGCTGGCGGTCGCGCGAAAAAGACGAAGAATCGCGTTGA